The Fibrobacter sp. UWEL genome includes the window GCGTTCAGTTCCTGGGTGCGCTTTACGTGATCCTTGTCGCTAAGTGCTGCAATAGCTGCTGCCTGAGCTGCCAGGTTGATGTCGAAAGGCGGCTTGATCTTCCACATGGCCTTGATGACCTGTTCGCTAGAAACTGCGTAGCCCAAGCGGATGCCTGCCAGACCGTAAATCTTACTGAAGGTGCGGTTGATGAGCAGGTTGGGATACTTTTCCAGCATGTCGAACATGCGGGGATAATCTTCGGCGGTGGCAAATTCTGAGTAGGCTTCGTCCAGGAACACCATCACGTTACTGGGAACCTTGTCCAGGAATTCCTTCAGTTCTGCGCCTGTGTAGTAAACGCCTGTGGGGTTGTTGGGGCTGCAGATAAAGGCCACGCGGGTCTTTTCGTTAATGGCTGCGGCCAACTTGTTCAGGTCGGTCTTCTGGTCGCCTTCACCAACGCCAATAAATTCGGCGCCGTTGGAGAGGGTTGTGAACTTGTAAACGCTAAAGGTGGGGGTGATGCCCACGCAGTTGTCGCCCTGGCGGATAAAAGCCTTACCCACCATGTCGATAATTTCGTCGGAACCGTTACCCAGAACCAGCTGGCTGGTCTTAACGCCATAAAAATCAGCCAAGGCGTTGATCAAGGTCGGAGCGTCACCACGGGGATACAGATGCAGGGTATCCACGATCTTCAGGTAGGCTTCCTTGGCCTTGGGAGAAGGACCCAGCGGATTTTCGTTGCTGGCCAATTTCACGACATCAGTCAAACCATACTTTGCACGAATTTCGTCCATGGACTTGCCAGGGACGTAGTCAGACAGCTTGGATAATTCCGGACGCGGTTCGATCATTTTAAACCTCTTTTTCTTAACGGCGCA containing:
- the hisC gene encoding histidinol-phosphate transaminase; its protein translation is MIEPRPELSKLSDYVPGKSMDEIRAKYGLTDVVKLASNENPLGPSPKAKEAYLKIVDTLHLYPRGDAPTLINALADFYGVKTSQLVLGNGSDEIIDMVGKAFIRQGDNCVGITPTFSVYKFTTLSNGAEFIGVGEGDQKTDLNKLAAAINEKTRVAFICSPNNPTGVYYTGAELKEFLDKVPSNVMVFLDEAYSEFATAEDYPRMFDMLEKYPNLLINRTFSKIYGLAGIRLGYAVSSEQVIKAMWKIKPPFDINLAAQAAAIAALSDKDHVKRTQELNAEGIKVLKPFFEGFGFKVLPTQGNFICVHIGPKAKEMVQFLEENGMIIRGLTSFGLPEHVRITLGKPEENKFLMDLVEKWVKG